A DNA window from Gemmatimonadota bacterium contains the following coding sequences:
- a CDS encoding sigma-70 family RNA polymerase sigma factor — MKEISAGPSESQLIRLAAAGDARAIRTLYDRYSPRVYAVVRRIAGDDDLAQDYAQEAWIRAIRALPTFRGDARFSTWLHRIAVNAALQALRKSETRKKREGPVPDQVPVAPRGGDALLQQRLERALDELPHGMRRVLILHDVEGYTHEEIGDTLGVTSGTSKSQLFKARAKMREMLTVLHGAAQEHGAEAWSI, encoded by the coding sequence ATGAAAGAGATCTCTGCGGGACCTTCTGAGAGTCAGTTGATCCGGCTGGCCGCAGCTGGTGACGCCCGAGCGATCCGGACGCTGTACGACCGGTATTCGCCAAGGGTCTATGCCGTGGTGCGCCGAATCGCCGGCGACGATGATCTGGCTCAAGACTATGCGCAGGAGGCCTGGATCCGAGCGATCCGGGCCTTACCGACGTTCAGAGGTGACGCGCGCTTCTCGACGTGGCTGCACCGGATCGCGGTGAACGCGGCGCTGCAGGCACTCCGGAAGTCGGAGACCAGAAAGAAGCGGGAAGGACCGGTACCCGACCAGGTACCGGTAGCGCCCCGCGGAGGCGATGCACTGTTGCAACAGCGGCTCGAGCGAGCTCTAGACGAGCTGCCGCATGGAATGAGACGCGTTCTTATCCTCCACGATGTGGAGGGCTATACACATGAGGAGATCGGAGACACGCTGGGCGTGACCTCCGGCACATCGAAGTCACAGCTGTTCAAGGCGCGAGCGAAGATGAGAGAGATGCTCACTGTCTTGCACGGCGCAGCGCAGGAACATGGAGCAGAAGCATGGAGCATCTAA
- a CDS encoding aminopeptidase P N-terminal domain-containing protein — protein MSQLPTLDGPSVETCRRRREAVLSRLGSAVMILPSAPQRYRSRDTEYRYRPDSELYYVTGTTEPGTLLVLVGGDDPRFVLFVRPRDAKEERWAGPRLGPDAAAERFGADECYSVSEMEDRLPGLLQAGDRIHYRLGAGDRADDFVRRALEQARASGMRRGTGPRGLVDPGEILDALRLRKDAEEIEAIRAAARISAEGHRSGAAAIAAGVGEWVVEAAVDAGFRAAGAMGPGFATIVGSGANACILHYVENRDTIADGALVLIDAGAEVALYNGDVTRTYPAGGGFSDTQRDVYRIVEAARRAAVEQVAPGVTIASVHDAAARRIVDGLVGLGVLSGSTEELLSEATYRPFFPHQTSHWLGLDLHDPADYVVAGESRVLEPGMVFTIEPGLYFRPGVCEESAPRFSGIGVRIEDDVLVTDEGCEVLTASLPTAEDEVEALVGAR, from the coding sequence ATGAGCCAACTCCCGACTCTGGACGGCCCTTCGGTCGAGACCTGCCGGCGCAGACGTGAGGCCGTTCTGAGCCGACTGGGCTCCGCAGTCATGATCTTGCCGTCCGCCCCGCAGCGGTACCGCTCGAGAGATACCGAGTACAGGTATCGCCCTGACAGTGAGCTGTACTACGTCACCGGGACGACGGAGCCGGGAACCCTCCTTGTGCTCGTGGGTGGGGACGATCCACGCTTCGTTCTCTTCGTCCGCCCGCGCGATGCGAAGGAGGAGCGGTGGGCAGGTCCGCGGCTCGGGCCCGATGCCGCGGCGGAGCGATTCGGCGCCGACGAATGCTACTCGGTGTCGGAGATGGAGGACAGACTGCCGGGTCTGCTGCAAGCGGGTGATCGCATCCACTATCGTCTGGGGGCGGGCGACCGAGCGGACGACTTCGTTCGCCGAGCCCTGGAGCAGGCGCGCGCCAGCGGCATGCGACGGGGCACCGGACCCCGCGGGCTGGTCGATCCCGGTGAGATCCTGGATGCGTTGCGTTTGCGGAAGGATGCCGAGGAGATCGAGGCGATCCGAGCCGCGGCACGCATCAGCGCCGAGGGTCACCGGTCGGGCGCTGCTGCCATCGCGGCCGGGGTGGGGGAGTGGGTCGTGGAGGCTGCGGTAGACGCTGGGTTCAGGGCCGCGGGGGCCATGGGACCGGGCTTCGCGACGATCGTCGGGTCCGGCGCCAACGCATGTATCCTCCACTACGTGGAGAACCGAGACACCATCGCCGATGGTGCGCTGGTCTTGATCGACGCCGGAGCCGAGGTGGCGCTGTACAACGGAGACGTCACGCGCACGTATCCGGCTGGCGGTGGCTTCTCAGACACGCAACGCGACGTCTATCGAATCGTCGAAGCCGCGCGCCGGGCGGCGGTGGAGCAGGTTGCCCCGGGGGTCACGATCGCCTCGGTTCACGACGCTGCGGCTCGTAGGATCGTCGACGGGTTGGTGGGGCTCGGTGTGCTCTCGGGCTCCACGGAGGAGCTGCTCAGCGAGGCTACGTACCGACCGTTCTTTCCGCATCAGACGTCTCACTGGCTCGGGCTCGACCTGCACGATCCCGCGGACTACGTGGTAGCGGGTGAGTCGAGGGTGCTCGAACCGGGCATGGTCTTCACGATAGAGCCTGGTCTCTACTTCCGTCCGGGTGTCTGCGAAGAATCCGCTCCTCGGTTCTCGGGCATCGGCGTGCGCATCGAGGATGACGTGCTCGTCACCGACGAGGGCTGCGAGGTGCTGACCGCGTCGCTACCCACGGCCGAGGACGAGGTCGAGGCTCTGGTAGGCGCCCGTTGA
- a CDS encoding carboxypeptidase regulatory-like domain-containing protein — MRIPCLGVTCLLALAGHAAAQTVRGVVAEDGAGTPLTGAMVVLFDVDGEVVDRVLTDATGGFITQADHPGRYYVRVDRIGYSSLTTDPFDVPVRGTFRRIDVPIRPIRLRGLDVSGSPRCEVRPEEGRVTARVWAETRKALEAAAWTQSTGIYRYTLLHFIRDLDRSGDDILDEQRSFSRGSTNAPFVSLPAGELVAKGFVQEDPDSGTIYHAPDAEAFLSDAFLDTHCMGVRRGDAGSIGLVFEPIEGRTLPDIKGVLWLDEETAELDRLEFSYVNVSPGREIGEPGGHVAFTRLPNGTWIVREWWIRMPIMAVDAYGRLRRRGYREEGGVAWRVTERSGEIVLESSTATISGSVQDSIRVGPALSVTVRVLDTGEEGDIKPDGSFLLPGLAGGLHKLVVRHPLLDTLGLPAPVTEVESVLGQMTHVSLRVPTLADALREVCGGEPRPPQTAPLFGRVTDAAGRPQANIEVKLAWLKTADYKPPLLAVPRGLGGEVAREWTLGSEENRTTVETMTDSRGIFVLCDVPHGSRLRLDVARSDGAGASRRPLVRRGAEVAIVTVTIEDGR, encoded by the coding sequence GTGCGAATTCCATGCCTTGGGGTGACGTGCCTGCTCGCGCTCGCGGGTCACGCCGCAGCGCAGACCGTGCGAGGTGTCGTAGCGGAGGACGGCGCCGGGACCCCTCTCACCGGCGCGATGGTCGTTCTCTTCGACGTCGACGGCGAGGTGGTCGACCGAGTGCTCACCGACGCCACCGGCGGGTTCATCACGCAGGCGGACCACCCCGGCCGCTACTACGTCCGCGTCGACCGGATCGGGTACTCGAGCCTGACGACGGATCCGTTCGACGTACCGGTGCGCGGCACGTTCCGGCGCATCGATGTACCGATCCGTCCCATCCGGCTTCGCGGGCTCGACGTGTCCGGCTCACCACGGTGCGAAGTCCGGCCCGAGGAGGGGCGCGTCACCGCCCGAGTGTGGGCCGAGACACGAAAGGCGCTGGAAGCCGCCGCGTGGACCCAGTCGACGGGGATCTACCGCTATACGCTGCTGCATTTCATTCGGGACCTCGACCGAAGCGGAGATGACATCCTGGACGAGCAGCGGTCCTTTAGTCGGGGCTCGACGAACGCCCCGTTCGTCAGCCTGCCCGCTGGGGAGCTCGTAGCCAAGGGCTTCGTTCAAGAGGATCCCGACTCCGGCACCATCTACCACGCTCCGGATGCCGAGGCGTTCCTGAGTGACGCTTTCCTCGACACGCATTGCATGGGAGTGCGTCGCGGTGATGCCGGCTCGATCGGTCTGGTGTTCGAGCCGATCGAGGGCCGGACGCTCCCGGACATCAAGGGCGTCTTGTGGCTCGACGAGGAAACCGCCGAGCTGGACCGACTGGAGTTTTCATACGTGAATGTCTCCCCGGGCAGGGAGATCGGTGAGCCGGGCGGGCACGTGGCCTTCACGCGACTGCCCAACGGGACTTGGATCGTGCGTGAGTGGTGGATCCGCATGCCGATCATGGCGGTCGACGCGTACGGCCGGCTGCGTCGGCGCGGGTACAGGGAGGAGGGCGGCGTCGCGTGGCGGGTCACCGAGCGTTCGGGCGAGATCGTGCTGGAATCGTCCACCGCAACGATTTCGGGTTCCGTACAAGACTCCATCCGGGTGGGACCGGCCCTATCGGTTACCGTTCGCGTGCTGGATACGGGCGAGGAAGGGGACATCAAGCCCGACGGGTCGTTTTTGCTGCCTGGACTCGCAGGCGGCCTGCACAAGCTCGTGGTTCGGCACCCACTGCTCGACACGCTCGGCTTGCCGGCCCCGGTCACGGAAGTCGAGAGCGTGCTCGGTCAGATGACTCACGTCAGCCTACGTGTGCCGACGCTCGCGGACGCTTTGAGAGAGGTGTGCGGCGGAGAGCCTCGGCCGCCTCAGACGGCGCCCCTGTTCGGCCGGGTGACCGACGCGGCGGGTCGGCCCCAGGCCAACATCGAGGTAAAGCTGGCGTGGCTGAAAACCGCCGACTACAAGCCGCCCTTGCTCGCGGTGCCCCGGGGCCTTGGCGGAGAGGTCGCGCGGGAGTGGACACTCGGATCAGAAGAAAACCGGACGACGGTTGAGACGATGACCGATTCGCGCGGCATCTTCGTGCTTTGTGATGTCCCCCATGGATCGCGCCTGCGTCTGGACGTCGCGCGGTCGGATGGAGCCGGCGCATCGAGGCGCCCGCTTGTGCGAAGGGGTGCCGAAGTTGCGATCGTCACGGTGACGATCGAGGACGGCAGGTAG
- a CDS encoding threonine synthase, with product MSEQTPLPGATHLECTGSGEVVESEQLIGLSAAGKPLFARYDLDAIADRFTPDAVAGREASLWRYEEVLPVRDRSAQVKLGEGWTPLIDAPRTASRLGVSKVWIKDEGQNPTGSFKDRGLCLAVSRALELGAKELALPSAGNAGSAAAAYGAAAGLPVHVVVPTDTPRPILEEMTAFGADVQLLDGLISDCGRVVKQGVEQHGWFDLSTLKEPYRVEGKKTMGYELHEQLGGRLPDSIVYPTGGGTGLIGMWKAFDEMERLGWIGSERPKMFTVQAAGCAPMVRAWEAGRESAETWQGAATYASGLRVPGAVGDFLILRALRESGGGAVAVADHVMAEWVRHIGTDTGIFAAPEGGATAAAVPMLMEKGLISADDEVVLFNTGSGLKYVGMEPID from the coding sequence ATGTCGGAGCAGACGCCCCTTCCCGGCGCCACCCACCTCGAGTGCACGGGCTCCGGCGAAGTCGTCGAGAGCGAGCAGTTGATCGGGTTGTCGGCTGCGGGCAAACCGCTCTTCGCACGGTACGACCTGGACGCCATCGCCGACCGGTTCACGCCGGACGCTGTCGCTGGGCGTGAGGCTAGCCTCTGGCGCTACGAAGAGGTTCTTCCTGTTCGGGATCGTTCCGCCCAGGTGAAGCTGGGGGAGGGTTGGACGCCGCTCATCGACGCCCCACGCACCGCGTCACGTCTCGGAGTCAGCAAGGTCTGGATCAAGGACGAGGGTCAGAACCCGACCGGGAGCTTCAAAGATCGGGGCCTCTGCCTCGCGGTTTCGCGAGCCCTCGAGCTGGGCGCGAAGGAGCTCGCGCTTCCCTCTGCGGGCAACGCTGGCAGTGCTGCCGCGGCGTACGGAGCCGCCGCCGGTCTCCCCGTGCACGTTGTCGTTCCCACGGACACGCCGAGGCCGATCCTCGAAGAGATGACGGCGTTCGGCGCGGACGTTCAGCTACTCGATGGCCTCATCAGTGACTGCGGCCGAGTCGTGAAGCAAGGTGTCGAGCAGCACGGATGGTTCGACCTCTCCACGCTCAAGGAGCCGTATCGCGTGGAGGGCAAAAAGACCATGGGCTACGAACTTCACGAGCAGCTGGGCGGGCGACTTCCCGACTCGATCGTCTACCCGACCGGCGGTGGGACCGGTTTGATCGGGATGTGGAAGGCATTCGACGAAATGGAGCGCTTGGGGTGGATCGGCTCCGAGCGACCCAAGATGTTCACCGTGCAGGCCGCCGGCTGTGCGCCGATGGTACGGGCGTGGGAGGCCGGTCGCGAGAGCGCCGAGACGTGGCAGGGAGCCGCGACGTACGCTTCGGGGCTGCGTGTGCCCGGTGCAGTGGGGGACTTCCTCATCCTGCGGGCTCTCCGGGAGTCTGGTGGTGGAGCGGTTGCCGTCGCGGACCATGTGATGGCAGAGTGGGTCCGACACATCGGGACGGACACCGGCATCTTCGCGGCGCCGGAGGGTGGCGCGACGGCAGCCGCAGTCCCCATGCTGATGGAGAAGGGCTTGATCTCTGCAGACGACGAGGTCGTGCTCTTCAATACGGGAAGCGGTCTCAAGTACGTGGGTATGGAGCCGATCGATTAG
- a CDS encoding TonB-dependent receptor yields the protein MSREKTRSPGNLGPLALMTLVATVVLSQPSGLFAAAAVPAPLLQQASDTIPLAPIEVRVLRTPILQNAAPLSVSALRGRDLQRGRSGFFLGDALQLLPGVQVQNRFNPAVGERVAIRGFGARAQFGLRGIRVIVDGIPATLPDGQSSLDHLDIGSLARVEALRGPASALFGNAAGGVLSFTTRDPATIPFETEVMGVTGSDGLWRGQLTASGTVENTGYLVTVSAQRWDGYRTIAAGSPRIDTLGTNYGGSDRLGFNARVTTPLAGGELSLTANVLDLDAENAGSKTDDFESDVYRQINDLYLRFRTGKTLQQQQAGVRWAGPLGDALQADFSAYGVHRTINNPIPFDVIDLSRKGGGFRAQLGSTVSAGSADFNWQGGFDYNLQNDDRSEIARGFGTGQPAAGAAPFLDQAEDVRSASVFLQGTLKLVGGAIVLAGLRYDNHDFTADDRVPVTPENPDDSGTRTMDAVSPSIGISVPAGPSVNLFASFGTVFETPTTSELSNQPNAAGGFNPDLDPMRGESYELGIRGSMGSNAVFEVTGYQTNLRNELVRFEVEGLDDVSFFRNSGESRHRGLEATLSVASSDGVVRGDVSYAHIDAQFEQYELGGDDLSGNQVPGVSPNRGQAVLRFSPGRVWAEIAGTYMDEVPVNDRNTTTTPSYFLVDLRAGLDEITLGNMNLSPWVALTNALDKDYIASVAVNAFGSRFFEPGPDLSFQVGFRASWGGRD from the coding sequence ATGTCCCGCGAAAAGACCAGGAGCCCCGGAAATCTGGGACCCCTCGCCTTGATGACCCTCGTTGCTACGGTTGTTCTGTCGCAACCGAGCGGCCTTTTCGCAGCGGCCGCGGTACCCGCTCCCTTGCTGCAGCAAGCGAGTGACACGATTCCGCTGGCACCGATCGAGGTCCGGGTTCTCAGGACTCCCATCTTGCAAAACGCGGCGCCGCTCTCCGTCTCGGCGTTGAGGGGGAGGGATCTCCAGCGCGGACGAAGTGGCTTCTTCTTGGGGGACGCGCTCCAGCTGTTGCCCGGTGTCCAGGTACAGAACCGCTTCAACCCGGCCGTAGGAGAGCGCGTGGCGATTCGCGGGTTCGGAGCCCGAGCCCAGTTCGGACTCCGAGGGATTAGGGTGATCGTCGACGGGATCCCAGCGACGCTCCCCGATGGACAGAGCAGCCTCGATCATTTGGATATCGGCTCGCTGGCGCGAGTCGAGGCCCTCCGAGGGCCAGCGTCGGCGCTGTTCGGAAACGCTGCGGGCGGGGTGCTTTCTTTTACGACCCGGGATCCCGCGACGATCCCGTTCGAAACAGAAGTCATGGGCGTGACGGGCAGTGACGGGTTGTGGCGCGGACAGTTGACCGCGTCCGGGACGGTGGAGAACACCGGTTACCTCGTGACCGTGTCAGCCCAGAGGTGGGACGGCTATCGGACGATCGCTGCGGGATCGCCCCGCATCGATACGCTCGGCACGAACTACGGAGGGTCGGACCGGCTCGGGTTCAACGCGCGAGTCACGACGCCGCTTGCGGGAGGCGAGCTGTCGCTGACCGCCAACGTATTGGATCTGGACGCCGAGAACGCGGGATCGAAGACGGATGACTTCGAAAGCGATGTCTACCGTCAGATCAACGACCTATATCTCAGATTCAGAACCGGAAAGACACTGCAGCAGCAGCAGGCTGGTGTGCGCTGGGCAGGCCCTCTGGGAGATGCGCTTCAGGCGGACTTCTCGGCATACGGCGTGCACAGGACCATCAACAATCCGATCCCCTTCGACGTCATCGATCTCTCGAGGAAGGGAGGGGGCTTTCGCGCCCAGTTGGGCAGTACCGTTTCGGCCGGCTCTGCGGACTTCAACTGGCAAGGTGGATTCGACTACAACTTGCAGAACGACGATCGATCGGAGATCGCAAGGGGGTTTGGGACGGGTCAGCCTGCGGCGGGAGCCGCTCCCTTCCTCGATCAAGCTGAGGATGTGCGGAGTGCGAGCGTCTTCCTTCAGGGAACGCTGAAGTTGGTGGGCGGAGCGATCGTTCTAGCGGGCCTGAGGTATGACAACCACGACTTCACAGCCGACGACCGCGTACCTGTGACCCCGGAGAACCCCGACGACTCGGGCACGCGGACGATGGATGCGGTGAGTCCTTCGATCGGGATCAGCGTACCGGCGGGGCCGTCCGTCAACCTGTTCGCCTCGTTCGGCACGGTGTTCGAAACTCCGACGACGAGCGAACTCTCGAATCAACCGAACGCCGCCGGTGGCTTCAACCCGGACCTCGATCCGATGAGAGGAGAGTCCTACGAATTGGGGATCCGTGGTAGCATGGGGTCGAACGCCGTCTTCGAAGTGACCGGATACCAGACGAATCTCCGAAATGAGCTCGTCCGTTTCGAGGTAGAGGGTCTCGACGACGTGAGCTTCTTCCGAAACTCGGGCGAGTCGCGGCATCGCGGTCTGGAGGCGACACTGTCTGTTGCGTCCAGTGACGGGGTCGTCCGGGGAGATGTGAGCTACGCGCACATAGACGCTCAATTCGAGCAATATGAGTTGGGTGGGGACGACCTGAGCGGCAACCAGGTTCCCGGTGTGTCTCCGAACCGAGGCCAGGCTGTCCTGCGCTTCAGCCCGGGTCGGGTGTGGGCGGAGATCGCCGGGACGTATATGGATGAAGTGCCGGTGAACGATCGGAATACGACGACGACACCCTCCTACTTCCTGGTGGACCTCAGGGCTGGGCTCGACGAGATCACCTTGGGCAACATGAACCTCTCCCCCTGGGTCGCGCTGACGAACGCGTTGGACAAGGACTACATCGCTTCCGTGGCGGTGAACGCGTTCGGTAGCCGATTCTTCGAGCCTGGACCCGATCTGTCGTTCCAGGTCGGCTTCCGAGCATCCTGGGGAGGCCGCGACTAG
- a CDS encoding CPBP family intramembrane metalloprotease — MTRFRDLARRYGVRMPAHGPTRGVPRPGQALGFVAFVALLFLFLGVRLQIMLGESGLLAAEWLLLFVPALLFVYLGGFDLGRTLSLGRPTRRGALGALLLIAGATPAAWFVGWLQTFFLPIPWETLEGLEELVTADSAGRLAWLLLLLAVTPAFCEEIVFRGVLLGGTRALDPWRFVLLNGAMFGAFHLSFQTVIRFLPTASLGIVIAWAVWRTASIWTGVLMHLVNNASIVVLASMPMSRELLSDPEAPPPLWLVPFAAIALTLGVRVLRAEGAESTYATRNERES, encoded by the coding sequence ATGACTCGCTTCCGCGACCTTGCAAGGCGGTACGGCGTGCGCATGCCGGCGCACGGCCCCACCCGCGGAGTCCCACGCCCGGGACAGGCGTTGGGATTCGTCGCCTTCGTGGCGCTTCTCTTCCTGTTCCTGGGCGTTCGTCTTCAGATCATGCTAGGCGAGAGCGGCCTGCTCGCCGCGGAGTGGCTTCTGCTCTTCGTGCCGGCGCTACTCTTCGTCTACTTGGGGGGCTTCGACCTCGGTCGCACGCTATCGCTCGGCCGCCCCACTCGGCGGGGCGCACTGGGAGCCTTGCTGCTCATCGCGGGGGCGACCCCGGCCGCGTGGTTTGTCGGGTGGCTCCAGACGTTCTTCCTGCCTATCCCTTGGGAGACTCTCGAGGGTCTCGAAGAGCTCGTCACTGCGGACAGCGCGGGGCGACTGGCGTGGCTTCTACTCCTTCTCGCCGTGACGCCCGCGTTCTGTGAGGAGATCGTCTTTCGGGGCGTGCTTCTCGGAGGTACGCGCGCGCTCGATCCATGGCGGTTCGTGCTGCTCAACGGCGCCATGTTCGGCGCGTTCCACCTGTCGTTTCAGACCGTGATCCGGTTCCTCCCGACTGCCTCGTTGGGTATCGTCATTGCATGGGCTGTGTGGCGCACCGCCTCGATCTGGACTGGTGTGCTCATGCACCTCGTCAACAACGCGTCGATCGTCGTACTCGCTTCCATGCCGATGTCGAGGGAGCTCCTGTCGGATCCCGAGGCTCCCCCTCCGCTCTGGCTTGTTCCGTTCGCGGCGATCGCACTGACGCTGGGGGTCCGCGTGCTGCGTGCTGAAGGCGCGGAATCCACCTATGCAACACGAAACGAGAGAGAGAGCTGA